GAATATCGGATGAAAAAGCCAAGATAGCCCATTGTTTCTCTTTTACTGTGGAATCATCTGAATTCCCCAAAGCTACATCCTTTTTGGCTCTTGGAGATCTGGATTGGATTCAGAttgtgtttttgggttttgtgttCAAATGGGTTCACCGGAAAGATTGTTTCGCCGGCAAAGAACCCTTCATGAGATCCTTGGAGGAGGTCTTGGTGAGTCACTTTCATCTTTTTTGGTGAATCCGTATCACTATTTTGGTCATGGATTCTGCTCTTTTATGTTCTTAACATCTTCATATTGCTATTAAATTTGTCATTCAATATTGGAGTTACTTCAAAGTTGAGCTTAGTAAATGTAGACCTTGGTCTTTGATCCAATGCAGAATTGTGGTCCGGTTGCTTTGGAGTTAGGATTTTATGGGTCTGATGAGCCTTGCTTTTTTGGATGATACAGTTGCAGATGTGATCTTGTGGAGGCAGAAAGATGTGACAATGGGGATACTGTTAGTAGCTTTAGCTGCTTGGGTGGTGTTTGAGAAGTCTGGTTATACATTGCTATCACTGGTCTCTAGtgttcttctcctcctctttgTCATACTCTTTCTGTGGGCTAAATCGGCTGCCATTCTTAACCGGTAATCCTTGGTAGAAATTGTGCTTCTTGACTGTTATTTGGTGCCTCATCCAGGCATTGATGATTTGAGCTACTTTGTCCTGGTGATTATTTGTTCAGTTGATGCAAACTCTTTGTTATTCATCCAAACTGAACAAAACCACAAATGTTTATAAGTTTCATTATGCAAAACCTGTTTGACATTATAATTTTATACGAGAGTTCTTAGTTCTTAATCTTATAATTATTTTCATTAATGTCAAACTTTTGAAGACATATATAGGATGATTGATGAAATACACTTTTCAGTTGGAAATTTTGACTTGGTGCTGCATTTTTCACTCAATCTCACTATTAGAAATGTTTCATCACTTACTGATTTTATCAAATGTAGACTTAGATCTTATTATGAATATCATTGACAAATGCCATTGCGAACAGACCAGCTCCACCCCTGCCTGAATTGCAGTTATCAGAAGAAATGGTGAATGAAGCTGCAGCTGTcatccggactcatgtaaatgcttTGCTTTTGGTTTCACAAGATATTTCTCTTGGTAAAGACTCGAGGTTGTTCTTCAAAGTAGCTGCTTACCTGCTGCTGATTTATTTTGTTGGTGG
Above is a genomic segment from Rosa chinensis cultivar Old Blush chromosome 3, RchiOBHm-V2, whole genome shotgun sequence containing:
- the LOC112191571 gene encoding reticulon-like protein B12 isoform X2, with product MGLMSLAFLDDTVADVILWRQKDVTMGILLVALAAWVVFEKSGYTLLSLVSSVLLLLFVILFLWAKSAAILNRPAPPLPELQLSEEMVNEAAAVIRTHVNALLLVSQDISLGKDSRLFFKVAAYLLLIYFVGGLTDFLTLSYTSLVIVLTIPALYERYEDYVDKYVMMGYRKLLQLYVKLDEEYVSRFQHLVLEKKKLR
- the LOC112191571 gene encoding reticulon-like protein B12 isoform X1 yields the protein MGSPERLFRRQRTLHEILGGGLVADVILWRQKDVTMGILLVALAAWVVFEKSGYTLLSLVSSVLLLLFVILFLWAKSAAILNRPAPPLPELQLSEEMVNEAAAVIRTHVNALLLVSQDISLGKDSRLFFKVAAYLLLIYFVGGLTDFLTLSYTSLVIVLTIPALYERYEDYVDKYVMMGYRKLLQLYVKLDEEYVSRFQHLVLEKKKLR